A genomic window from Elaeis guineensis isolate ETL-2024a chromosome 3, EG11, whole genome shotgun sequence includes:
- the LOC105040632 gene encoding uncharacterized acetyltransferase At3g50280: MPSPAPPIHHLSRCTVKPPPLPPKRCHLTPWDLAMFSVHYIQKGLLFANLPPSLSTDQIIDRLKSSLSTALLHFYPLAGRFVTEEAHDENQKVTGLFLSIDCNGEGAEFIHAIADKITVSDVLSPSDDVPSFIRSFFPLDGAINHDGHTQPLLSIQLTELADGIFIGCSFNHAVGDGTSYWNFFNAWAQIARTKGVAPLSRPPVHDRWFIDGSDTAPIKLPFTHPDDFIESFSPPPLREKIFHFSVQSIARLKAKANQECGTNSISSHQALSALVWRSITRTRNLSADQKTSCRLAAQNRGRLSPPLSPDYFGNSIYPIIGTTTVGELLNHDLGWAAWLLNRTVADHNDSTIRGRLMAWMARPVVYPQSLFDPFSVMMGSSPRFDLYGCDFGWGKPVAGRSGSANKFDGKVTSYLGWEGVGSVDLEVCLVPESMSALESDEEFMSVVCPPLEPEVLVRANN; encoded by the coding sequence ATGCCTTCGCCTGCACCTCCAATCCACCACCTCTCCAGATGCACAGTGAAACCCCCACCACTCCCTCCCAAGCGCTGCCACCTGACGCCATGGGATCTCGCCATGTTCTCCGTCCATTACATCCAAAAGGGCCTCCTCTTCGCCAACCTCCCGCCTTCCCTCTCCACCGACCAAATCATCGACCGCCTCAAATCCTCCCTCTCCACCGCCCTCCTCCATTTCTATCCTCTCGCCGGCCGTTTCGTAACCGAAGAGGCGCATGATGAGAACCAGAAGGTGACGGGCCTCTTCTTGTCCATCGATTGCAACGGAGAAGGCGCCGAATTCATCCACGCCATTGCTGACAAAATTACAGTCTCCGACGTGCTTTCACCCTCCGACGACGTCCCCTCCTTTATCCGATCCTTCTTCCCCCTTGACGGTGCCATCAACCATGACGGCCACACTCAACCTCTGCTCTCCATCCAGCTCACAGAGCTCGCGGACGGCATCTTCATCGGATGCTCCTTCAACCATGCCGTTGGAGACGGGACTTCCTACTGGAACTTTTTCAACGCATGGGCCCAGATTGCTCGAACGAAAGGAGTCGCCCCCCTCTCTCGCCCTCCTGTCCACGACCGCTGGTTCATCGACGGCTCTGACACCGCTCCCATCAAACTACCCTTCACCCACCCAGATGACTTCATCGAGAGTTTCTCTCCACCTCCCCTCCGGGAGAAGATCTTCCACTTCTCAGTCCAGTCCATTGCCCGGCTGAAAGCCAAGGCCAACCAAGAGTGCGGCACCAACTCCATCTCCTCTCACCAAGCTCTTTCCGCCCTCGTGTGGAGGTCAATCACCAGAACCCGCAACCTGTCGGCCGACCAGAAGACAAGCTGCAGGCTGGCCGCCCAGAACCGGGGGCGGTTGAGCCCACCCCTCTCGCCGGACTATTTCGGCAACTCGATCTACCCCATCATTGGCACTACGACTGTGGGCGAACTATTGAACCACGACCTCGGGTGGGCCGCGTGGCTTCTGAACCGGACCGTCGCGGACCACAACGACAGCACGATCCGGGGTAGGTTGATGGCGTGGATGGCCCGGCCAGTGGTGTACCCACAGAGTTTGTTCGATCCGTTCAGCGTGATGATGGGGAGCTCGCCGCGATTCGACCTGTACGGGTGCGACTTCGGGTGGGGGAAGCCTGTGGCGGGGCGGAGCGGGAGCGCAAACAAGTTCGACGGGAAGGTGACGTCGTACCTAGGCTGGGAGGGAGTGGGGAGCGTGGATCTGGAGGTTTGCTTGGTTCCCGAGTCGATGAGCGCGCTGGAATCGGACGAGGAGTTTATGAGCGTCGTTTGCCCTCCGTTGGAACCGGAGGTGCTAGTGCGAGCCAACAACTAG